In Ruminiclostridium papyrosolvens DSM 2782, the following proteins share a genomic window:
- a CDS encoding endonuclease/exonuclease/phosphatase family protein produces the protein MKKYVQNTIKTLAVLWFVYMIIHIVFVGKFFLLNFPASTPTFFFVIVPVILLVYFLVQKKKKVIFIGIVSVSLIMGITQFDINIATKSNNNINKDNYMPVKVFCWNTNLWDQLKDGNAFYDYLKNQKADVYLLQEYLHCVTDRNDKSQKPFKICNIIPGFPPNYLTIDETERIKKEFPGYYFSTDGQFVIISKYPIIRSHADYSEQYAVSDVEINGKTMRFFNVHMLLHIEPGNPFVPYFYNAISRRYKAREIGFKNLYEDIKKTKTDYFIEGDFNSSKSMGVMNGLLKDHIDTVKYSKYILPLTFEMDGLKLWRFDYAFVPKNDNILISSHKYLPHKGLSDHNPLSINMYLKR, from the coding sequence ATGAAAAAATATGTACAAAACACAATTAAGACACTAGCAGTATTATGGTTTGTTTATATGATTATACATATTGTATTTGTAGGGAAATTCTTTCTTCTGAATTTCCCCGCAAGTACGCCTACATTCTTTTTCGTAATAGTTCCTGTTATACTATTGGTATACTTTTTAGTTCAAAAAAAGAAAAAAGTCATATTCATAGGTATAGTGTCAGTCTCCTTGATAATGGGAATAACTCAGTTTGATATAAATATTGCAACGAAAAGCAACAACAATATAAATAAGGATAATTACATGCCGGTGAAGGTATTTTGTTGGAACACAAACCTCTGGGATCAGCTGAAAGACGGAAATGCCTTTTATGATTATCTGAAAAATCAAAAGGCAGATGTTTACCTTCTTCAAGAATACCTTCACTGTGTAACTGACAGAAATGACAAAAGTCAGAAGCCATTTAAAATCTGCAATATTATTCCGGGCTTTCCACCAAATTATCTTACAATAGACGAAACAGAAAGGATTAAGAAAGAATTTCCGGGATACTATTTCTCAACAGACGGCCAGTTTGTTATTATATCTAAATATCCTATAATCCGGTCTCATGCGGACTATTCTGAGCAGTATGCAGTTTCAGATGTAGAAATTAACGGTAAAACAATGCGCTTTTTCAATGTGCATATGCTGCTTCACATAGAACCCGGAAATCCATTTGTGCCTTATTTTTACAATGCCATATCAAGAAGATACAAGGCCAGAGAAATTGGGTTTAAGAACTTATACGAGGACATCAAAAAAACAAAAACGGATTACTTTATAGAAGGAGATTTCAATTCATCAAAATCTATGGGAGTAATGAACGGGCTGCTGAAAGATCATATTGATACAGTAAAGTATTCAAAATACATTTTACCGCTTACGTTTGAGATGGATGGATTGAAGCTGTGGAGATTTGACTACGCTTTTGTACCTAAAAACGACAATAT